From the genome of Schaalia odontolytica:
CCAGCGAGACGGGTTCGGAGTGGCCCTCGCCGTCACGATCCTGGTTCGCGGGACGCTTCATGCCGAGCGCGGTGAGAGCCTGTCCGGCGGGCAGCTCCTTGAGGATGAGGCCGGCGCTATCGCCCTGCCAACGCACAACCGAGTAGGTCTGATCGAGGTAGCCGGCGTCCTTCAGGCGGGCGCTGACGGAGGCAACGTGCTTGTCGAATTCCGCGAGCTTGGTCTCAGCCTGGTCGGCAAGGCCGAGCGCGTCGGCCGTCAGGGTGAAAGTCTCGCGCCAGTCGCCGCCCTTTTGCGTGGTGAAGAAGACGGGCGCGATCTGACTCAGCGCGTTCAGCGTTTCAGTATCGTTGTTCTTCACCGACGTGCCGTCAACGAGAATCAGGTCAGGGTGCGCCGCACCGATGGCCTCGAGGTTGGGAGTACCGATGGAGCCCAGAATCGGGATGTCACCCGCACGATCGACAAGGTAGTTGGCAACCGTCTGCTGGCCACGGCCCGAGACGACACCAATCGGGGTCACACCCAGAGCGAGCGCGTTGTCGGTCGTCGGTTCAGAGAGCGTGACAACACGGCTGGGGTGCGACGGCAGGGTAACCTCCTGGCCGGACGCGTCGGTGACGGTGCGCGTCGCAGAGCTCTCGGACATCGCGGAGGCCTCGGGGGACGAGGCCGGAGCGGGCTGGTTGGACGAGCAAGCTCCCAGAGCGAGAGCGGTCAGAGCGACGCCAACGATGGCGCGAATTCGCGTCGACAGGTGCACAGGTGTCTCAATTCAGTCGATCTTATCAGGTGCAT
Proteins encoded in this window:
- a CDS encoding ABC transporter substrate-binding protein, whose protein sequence is MHLSTRIRAIVGVALTALALGACSSNQPAPASSPEASAMSESSATRTVTDASGQEVTLPSHPSRVVTLSEPTTDNALALGVTPIGVVSGRGQQTVANYLVDRAGDIPILGSIGTPNLEAIGAAHPDLILVDGTSVKNNDTETLNALSQIAPVFFTTQKGGDWRETFTLTADALGLADQAETKLAEFDKHVASVSARLKDAGYLDQTYSVVRWQGDSAGLILKELPAGQALTALGMKRPANQDRDGEGHSEPVSLENIDQIDADWIFFGTLGKASVNNPSAGGNTGVEASAAALEEAKNTVGFDSLGAVQANHVIPVDGSLWTSTGGYLLMDGIISSIEAQFVPAS